TATCAACATTTAAGCTTTAAACATTAAAACGAATTcctacaataaaaattctacaataaaaagaaaaaaaaaaagtatgtgtatgaatattaatggtacagtcatcacaaccctaaAAAAGAACCTTATTTTGATAATACATCATCTAACCTTTATAAGTAGATACAATCAAGaatttaaacttaaaatttaaataataaagaaatactaTTGACGATAGGAATCCTGTAATAACAAGGGTAAACCAgttaatattcataataatatgtgaaaaaaaaatgaaagaaaataaaaaataaaaaaacaaacatTAGTATTAAGTTGATTTCATATACACAATAACACGACTATAAGCAAGTATATAAATATACTATAATAATGAATCCCTATcccaaaatattaaatattaaccTATACATATGTGAAtagaaaaagtttttttttttttttttcaaacccaACAAAATATTATTCAACACATATACAATGTTAATCCCAAAATAAGACTTAAAACTttaaaaccaaaaagaaaaaaaacgtGTGTGCGTATAAACATACGAGTGTGTGAACAGTGTGtgtgctctgtgtgtgtgtgcagcgtgtgtgctgtgtgtgtgcgtttctgtgtgtgctgtgtgtgtgtgtgcagtgtgtgtgtgtgctgtgtgtgcgtttctgtgtgtgtgtgctgtgtgtgatTTGTGGGATATACACACAGATGCAgcagcaaaataaaaataaaaaaaacttaaactgTATGGAATAAAACACAAGCTGTGTATATTCGtatgtgagtgtatgtatatatagcagaGGGGCAGGGAGGTACTTACAATGGGGGTATTCGCAGAGGGGGAAATCCGCCGGAGAACGGGAGGATCTTGCCGGGAGCAGGAGTTGAGGGAGGTTGCCGGGGCGGGGCTGTGCGTGAGTGAGGGAGATGGACTTGTGCACTGCTGTGGTACTGCTAGCTTGCGACTCTCTTGCCGGCTGCTGCGCTACTGGAACTATTGTGGAGGCTCGTGATGGTCTTCTGCAGGTGCAGACCAGAGGATGGCTAGGTGTGACCTGCTGGTGTGGAGGAGGCCGAGAGGGGCAAAGGACTGTGTGCgcgagagaagaagaagaagaccaagaagaagaagtctgcgagagaagaagaagaagaccaagaaggaagtaaaattttcttttttttttcttggttgcgccccccccccccccggtaaCCGTGTGCTCCCctttgccattatataaaaaaaatctcaaaaccctaaagcaacttccttctttgattttctttttcttctttttttttattcttttattcttatggtaataatgaaaaaggaaataataataataataattatcataataatattagtatcaataaggtaataataataatactactactaataataataaataattatagtaaaaataaatcaACTAAGCATATCAATGTTGGATGCTGAACTCCCCTCAAGCACTTTTACAGGGTGGATCCATCATCTCCCACTAGGAGTACAACTTCAGAACTAGAGCTCTTTTGATTTGCCAGATATCATCATGTAATGATCTTTATGCAAAATTTGTTTGGTTTTGTTTTGTATTCCCTCGGCCACTAAAAACCTGGGAAAGCTTCTTAATGAAgatgaattatgcattttttgTCATTTATGTGCATCTTGAAAATTAGTTGTCAAAATTTGTTTATTAATTTCATGtagaaataaagaaaataacaacaccagaatccctcgccaagtaattgacattaactttgaaaatctaatccaCGAAACTGAAGttgaagatcaagaaataaatttattccctaaaatggaaagaatgttcaaatatgatgaaaaaccaaccttaACTAGTAGCGTTTCCACTATCGTGATTAATCTGGGAACCAAGGAAGAACCCAAGCAGGTGAAAATTGGGGCACTACTAAAGGGTGAGGAAAAGAACCAGATGATTGAATTACTAATGGAATACCGGGACGTGTTTTCCTGGTCGTACATGCCAGGTCTAGACACGGATATAGTGACCCACAAGATCCCACTTCACCCAGACTCAAAGCCGGTAAAACGAAAACTGAGGAGAATGTGGCCGGAGATGTTACTCAAAATAAAGGAGGAGGTAGAGAAGCAATTTGAGGCAGGATTCTTGGAGGTAGCCCAATACCCTAAATGGATTTCCAACGTCGTCCCAATAATCAAGAATAGTGGCAAAGTACGAGTTTGTGTTGACTACCGAGATTTAAATAAAGCAAACCCAAAGGACAACTTCCCTCTCCCACATATTGATGTGCTGGTAGACAACACCACGAGGGatgctttattttcattcatggatgggtTTTCTGGGTACAACCAGATCAGGATGGCACCTGAGGACAAGGAGAAGATGACTTTCATAACATTATGGGGGACTTTCTATTATAGGGTCATGCCATTCAGACTAAAGAACGCTGGAGCCACTTACCAGAGGGCTATGGTAACCCTCTTTCATGACTTAATGCATAAGGAGATTGAGGTTTACGTCAATGACATGATCATTAAGTCACAAAATGAGAAGGATCATGCGTCAAACTTGGAGAAGTTGTTTAAAAGGCTTTGTAAGTGCCAATTAAAGTTGAACCCCGAGAACTGTACCTTCGGTGCTACGTCCGGGAAACTATTTGGATTTATAGTAAGTGAGAAGGGGATTGAGGTAGACCCTGACAAATTCAAGGCTATTCAGGAAATGCCTAGCCCAAAGTCTGAAAAGGAGGTGCGAAGCTTCTTGGTAGGCTCAACTACATTGCCCGACTCATATCTCAATTAACCACCACCTATGAACCCATCTTCAAGCTGTTGAGAAAGAACAACCCAAAAAAGTGGAACGAAGAGTGCCAAGTGGATTTCGAAAAAATAAAGGAGTACCTCTTGAACTCCCCAGTACTAGTGCGACCAGTTCCTAGAAGGCCGTTAATCTTGTACCTGGCAATTTCAGAAAACTCAATGGGTTGCGTGTTGGGCCAACATGATGAGATGGGGAGAAAGGAAAGGGTCATCTATTACCTTAGCAAGAAGTTCATGGATTATGAGTCTAAGTACTTCGATTTGGAAAAAATATGTTGCGCTTTGGTATAGACGGTCAGTAGGTTGAGCCAATACACATTGTATTACTCCACCTCGCTGATCTCCAAAATGGACCCAATTAAGTACGTATTTGAAAAACACGCGGTAACCAGACGAGTAGCACGATGGCAGATGTTGTTGACATAATATGATATTTCTTACGTCACCAGGAAAGCTATTAAGGGTAGTTTCATTACAGAATACCTGGCTGAAAGAGCCATAGAGGATTATCAACTTATGGAGTTCTAATTCCCAGACCAAGAAATTGACTCCATAACCCAAGGGGGAGAAGACCCCAAAGAATGGATGATGTTGTTTGATGGGGCAGTCAATGTTTGGGGACATGGAATAGGTGCGGTGCTCATATCCCTGGATGGGAAACATTATCCAGTGGTAGCTAAGCTCACCTTCCCTTGCACTAACAACATGGCCGAATACGAGGCGTGTGTACTGGGTTTGCAGGCCGCTATGGATCGGGGTGTCAAGCGACTAACAATAAGGGGAGATTCAGCCTTGGTCATCTACCAGCTAACCAGAGAATGGGAAACTCAGGATTCCAAGCTAGTATCGTATCGTGAGTACATTCAAAAGATGATAGAAGGGTTTGACAGTATCAGTTTCTCTCATATGCCAAGAGAGAACAACATGATGCCTGATGCGTTGGCTACGCTGGCGCCTTTGTTCAAGGTGGAAGAAGGAGTGAAGATCGAAACTATCCAAATCAGAGTACAGTCCAAACCTGCCCACTGTATGGTGGTAGAGGAGGCCGACTAAAAACCTTGGTTTTACGATATCAAAACGTATATCCAAAAAAGGGAGTATCTCAAAGGGGCAGCCAATAATGATTGGAAGACTATTATAAGATTGGCCATGGGTTTCTTTTTGGACGGCGAAGTTTTGTACAAAAGGAATCACGACATGACTCTCCTACGATGTGTGAAGGCGCAAGAGGCCCAACAAGTTATGTGTGAGGTTCACGAAGGAGTTTGCAACACCTATGCTGGGGGCCATCCATTGGCACGGAAAATACTTACGAGCAGGTACTACCGGACGACCATGGAAAAAGATTGCATTGACTACGCTTGAAAATGCCATAAGTGCCAAGTTTATGATGATCGGATACAAGTCCCACCGACCCCGCTTCATGTTCTCTCTGCACCTTGGCCCTTTTTAGCCTGGGGAATGGATGTGATCAGGCCGATAAGTCCAAAAGCTTGTAACGGATACTATTTCATCTTTGTGGAAATCAATTACTTTACTAAGTGGGTAGAAGCTGCCTCGTATTTCGGTGTCCTACAGAATGTAGTAAGTCATTTCGTTAAAAGGGAGTTGATTTTCCGGTACAGAATCCCTGAAAGAATAATCACAGATAATGCCAAGAACCTGAACAACACAGTAATGACCAAGCTATGCAATCAGTTCAAGGTCAAGCACCACAATTCAGCATATAGGCCACAGATGAATGGGGCGGTGGAGGCAGCCAATAAGGACATTAAGAACATCTTGGAGAAGATGACATAAACTTGCAAAGATTGGCATGACAAGCTTCCATTTGCTCTGATGGCTTATAGGACTACATCCAGAACCTCCATAGGCACTACTCCTTTCTCTTTGGTGTATAGGATGGAGGTAGTGGTCCCTGTAGAAGTTGAGATCCCATCTCTTAGAGGCTTGAAAGAAGTAGAGTTGACTGAGGCAGAATGGGTACGATCCCGATATGACCGGTTAAACTTGATCGAGGAGAAAAGGATGGCCGCTATAGCCCATAAACAATTGTACCAAAGAAGGATGATAAGAGCGTTCAACTGAAAAGTTCGACCCTGGCAGTTCCAAGAAGGGGACCTGGTGTTGTAGAAGATTTTACCAATCCATGCCGACCCTCGCGGCAAGTGGACACCAAACTACAAAGGGCCTTATGTGGTGAAAAAGGAATTCTCAGGAGACGTCTTACTGTTGACAGATATGGAAGGAGCCGACCTATTACATCTTGTCAATTCTGACGCTGTAAAAAAGTATTATGCTTGATTGTCATGTAcatcttcaaaagaaattaatgaaaggattacaacatcatttcatattttctctctttgCTCATGGTTTTGATTGAATGACGGATGACCATCTTTGGACCACGAGTTTTCCTGTAAAGAGCTCGATGCCTTTAAATCATTTGATAAATCTCTTTaagcttcaaaaaaaaaaaaaaattgttttctttaAGAAAGTCATTTCCAAAATCAAACCGGGCTAGGGTTTTCAAGGGTCTGACAAATCATGCGAGACAACAATTGGTTACCGAAATGATGGCAAGTCATTTCTTTCGCTACCCAAAATGAGAACCTGAAAAACCCTTTACTAGCTTATTTGAGCCTAAAATTTCTCAATTTTTGACTTACCTGTCAAATGATCATACCCCACACTGGGGTAGCTTTAAAGGAGTTTCAGTCCCCAAATGGAGTTCAAACCGAAATAGAAATGAAGGATCCTCCATAAAAAGGAaagtaaaaagaagaaaatgcagaaaaaaagtgaaaaagaaagaaaaaaaaaggggatGTGCTTGAGATGTGATCTTTGGCCAAAGATTACCCTTCTAAAGATCAGGAAAATTCGAGCCACATTACACCCTTTTCTTCTCTAACGAGTACCCAAAGCCTACATTATACTCCAAACAAAGGTCTTGACCAGATCGACACActttgttgtcttaaatgatttttcagaatcaatgattgagtctgaactacgttatgacctgatcctaaaaagaTACGTAAGAAACTTGTTCAAAAAGGACGAGTTCGGTCAAATTCTTGCAAAAATGTCACACCCCAAACTGGGGCAGAGTTGGTGGCTACAAGATGGGATTTTTTAGCCTTGGTTTCCCCATTTTTCTAAAAACCAAAATCCCTGAGCCTACATGTCGTACCAAGTCTTAAAGACAATCCAAAGATCGAAATGTGAGCAAAAGCACCAAGATGAACCTTCAGCAAACAAAGGAATTAAGGGCACTATTCAACCTCATGATACCAAAAGGGTCGGTCTCCTTCTAATTGAAACTGGGGTAGTCACCGCCAGAAAAAGGGGGGGGGTTAGTTTTCATTAATATCGATACCTTAAGGACAGGGAACGCTGTTGTGAAACTTATCTTTTTCCTAGAAAAGATTTTGAACATAACAAAACAACTATTTTGCACAACTTGACATCTTGATTCAGCACGTTAATGACATAAATGCATAATCATTCTCATTATTAGGAGTCCCCTATTTATTGAAGTAAAAAATCAGGAACCCAATACACCAGGAAAGTGTTCAAGAACTATTAGGGAACCTGAAGCATATCAAGCGAAATACCGAGTCAGATTCGGAGTATCCTTTCAAGTTTTGAAAATTGCTAGAAGCATTGACGATCGAATACTGAGACAGATTTTTAAACACTCTCCGAGTCTTGAAGATCATGGAAAGTATCGATAGCCAGACACTGGGGGCAGATTTGGAGTACCTTATGGAATCTAAAGCGCCGATAGCcagacactggggcagattttgagtatCTTTCGGATTTTGAAGAGGGTGCCGACAGCTATGCACTGGGGCAGATTTGGAGTATCTTCTGGAATTCTAAAGCGCTGACAGCCAGACACTGGTGTAGATATTGAGTATCTTCTATATTTTGAAACAAGTATTGATAGCCAGACACTAAGGCAGATTTCGAGTACCTAACAAAGACTAAAAGTGGCCAAAACCGATGGCAACAAGACACTAGAATAGATTTCGAGACTCGGTTGAGATTAGAGACATAGCAAAGTTTGGTGGCCGGTGAATTGAAACTGGGGTAGTCTCTGGGTTTCGTTAAAGCAAAGTCAGGAACCTTTGTATCAGACTGGAAACTTGAA
This Malania oleifera isolate guangnan ecotype guangnan chromosome 11, ASM2987363v1, whole genome shotgun sequence DNA region includes the following protein-coding sequences:
- the LOC131167412 gene encoding uncharacterized protein LOC131167412 codes for the protein MLFDGAVNVWGHGIGAVLISLDGKHYPVVAKLTFPCTNNMAEYEACVLGLQAAMDRGVKRLTIRGDSALVIYQLTREWETQDSKLVSYREYIQKMIEGFDSISFSHMPRENNMMPDALATLAPLFKVEEGVKIETIQIRVQSKPAHCMVVEEAD